A section of the Tistrella mobilis genome encodes:
- a CDS encoding tyrosine-type recombinase/integrase → MPLIPATPPGLPATPPLIAAAGDPARLRFLEFFVARIRNPHTRRAYGRAADDFLTWCSGIGLTAIGQVQPLHVAAWVELQGRHFAAPTVKQRLAGLKHLFDWLVTGQILPANPAASVRGPVHRVKRGKTPVLEAAEARRILEAIDVSTPIGLRDRALIGLMVYSFARIGAALAMRVEDVYVQNRRLWVRLHEKGGKRHDMPCHHNLDAWLHDYMEGCALADDRRSALFRTIARGTGRLSDRAMQQADAYAMIRRRAAAAGIETPIGNHSFRATGITAYLKNGGTLEKAATMANHASTRTTQLYDRRPDEVTLDEVERIFV, encoded by the coding sequence ATGCCCCTGATCCCCGCCACACCACCCGGCCTGCCCGCCACTCCACCCCTCATCGCCGCCGCCGGCGATCCGGCCCGGCTGCGCTTCCTCGAATTCTTCGTCGCCCGGATCCGCAACCCGCACACCCGGCGTGCCTATGGCCGGGCGGCAGATGACTTCCTCACCTGGTGCAGCGGCATCGGGCTGACCGCGATCGGTCAGGTCCAGCCGCTGCATGTCGCGGCCTGGGTCGAGCTTCAGGGGCGGCACTTCGCCGCGCCGACCGTCAAGCAGCGCCTGGCCGGGCTGAAGCATCTGTTCGACTGGCTGGTAACCGGCCAGATTCTGCCCGCCAACCCGGCCGCGTCGGTGCGCGGCCCGGTGCATCGGGTCAAACGGGGCAAGACCCCGGTTCTGGAGGCGGCCGAGGCGCGGCGGATCCTGGAGGCGATCGACGTCTCAACCCCGATCGGGCTGCGCGACCGCGCCCTGATCGGGCTGATGGTCTACAGCTTCGCCCGGATCGGTGCGGCCCTGGCCATGCGGGTGGAGGACGTCTATGTCCAGAACCGGCGCCTCTGGGTGCGGCTGCACGAGAAGGGGGGCAAGCGTCACGACATGCCCTGTCACCACAATCTCGATGCCTGGCTGCACGACTATATGGAGGGTTGTGCGCTGGCGGATGACCGGCGGAGTGCCCTGTTCCGGACCATCGCCCGCGGCACCGGCCGGCTGAGCGACCGGGCGATGCAGCAGGCCGATGCCTATGCGATGATCCGGCGCCGGGCCGCGGCGGCCGGGATCGAGACGCCGATCGGCAATCACAGCTTCCGGGCCACGGGGATCACCGCCTATCTCAAGAACGGGGGCACGCTGGAAAAGGCGGCAACCATGGCCAACCATGCCTCCACCCGCACCACCCAGCTTTATGACCGGCGGCCGGATGAGGTGACGCTGGATGAGGTGGAGCGGATCTTCGTCTGA
- a CDS encoding class I SAM-dependent methyltransferase: MAQNIYDNPEFFSGYSQLPRQVHGLNGAPEWPAIQAMLPDLAGKRVVDLGCGFGWASRWMREQGAASVLALDLSDNMISRAKADTADPEIEYRKADIEIVELPAAAFDLAYSALTFHYVKDFPRLAQMLHQALVPSGSLVFTIEHPIFMAASHPHWIRDEDGRMTWPVNRYSIEGERRTDWFAKGVLKYHRTIGTTLNTLIKAGFTIQAVEEFAPSAEQIRTNPELKDEIERPMMLLISAAR, translated from the coding sequence ATGGCACAGAATATCTACGACAATCCCGAATTTTTCTCTGGCTACAGTCAGTTACCTCGCCAAGTGCATGGCTTGAACGGTGCTCCCGAGTGGCCCGCGATCCAAGCAATGTTGCCCGATCTGGCGGGGAAACGTGTGGTCGATCTCGGGTGTGGTTTCGGCTGGGCTTCGCGGTGGATGCGCGAGCAAGGGGCGGCTTCAGTCCTTGCTCTCGATCTGTCCGATAACATGATCAGCCGCGCAAAAGCGGACACCGCCGATCCGGAAATCGAATACCGAAAGGCGGATATAGAAATAGTAGAGTTGCCAGCGGCAGCTTTTGATTTAGCTTACAGCGCCCTGACTTTCCACTACGTCAAGGACTTTCCGCGACTGGCTCAAATGCTTCACCAAGCTCTAGTGCCAAGTGGAAGCCTCGTGTTCACAATTGAGCATCCGATCTTCATGGCCGCATCTCATCCCCATTGGATCAGAGATGAGGATGGACGAATGACTTGGCCGGTCAATCGTTATTCAATTGAAGGCGAACGTCGCACCGACTGGTTTGCCAAGGGTGTGCTGAAGTATCATCGGACCATAGGCACAACGCTGAACACTCTGATCAAAGCCGGCTTTACAATTCAGGCCGTTGAGGAGTTCGCACCGTCTGCCGAGCAGATCAGAACCAATCCTGAACTAAAGGATGAGATTGAGAGGCCGATGATGCTTCTCATATCCGCAGCGCGTTGA
- a CDS encoding ArdC family protein encodes MKQDLHAEVTARIVAQLETGVRPWMRPWTTGESVAGRPLRATGEPYRGINTLILWEASLIRGYHAPTWITFRQARAEGGTVRRGERGTTVVYSSALTRTDVDPETGQEAETRIPFLKSYTVFNVEQCDGLPDRLTAPLPACPEPERIAAAEAFIAATGARIEAGGGRAFYAPARDMIGMPARTAFRDAHGWYATLLHELTHWTGHPARCHRQFGRRFADQTYAREELVAELGAAFLCADLGVALTPREDHAAYLASWLDVLRADKRAIFQAASFAARAVDYLHAQQAAASGQAVA; translated from the coding sequence ATGAAGCAGGATCTTCACGCCGAGGTGACCGCCCGGATCGTGGCGCAGCTTGAGACGGGTGTGCGGCCCTGGATGCGCCCTTGGACGACGGGGGAGAGCGTGGCAGGCCGGCCGCTTCGGGCCACGGGTGAGCCCTATCGTGGAATCAACACGCTCATTCTGTGGGAGGCGAGCCTCATCCGCGGCTATCATGCGCCCACCTGGATTACCTTCCGGCAGGCCCGGGCGGAAGGCGGCACGGTCCGTCGGGGTGAGCGTGGGACCACGGTTGTCTACAGCTCTGCCCTCACCCGTACCGATGTCGATCCGGAGACGGGCCAGGAAGCAGAGACCCGGATCCCGTTCCTGAAGAGCTATACGGTGTTCAATGTCGAGCAGTGCGACGGACTGCCGGACCGATTGACGGCCCCGCTTCCGGCGTGCCCCGAACCTGAGCGGATCGCTGCCGCCGAAGCCTTCATCGCGGCGACGGGTGCTCGCATTGAGGCCGGGGGTGGGCGTGCCTTTTATGCGCCGGCCCGGGATATGATCGGCATGCCGGCACGCACTGCCTTCCGCGACGCTCATGGCTGGTACGCCACCCTCTTGCACGAGCTGACCCATTGGACCGGTCATCCCGCCCGGTGCCATCGCCAGTTCGGCCGGCGCTTCGCCGATCAGACTTACGCCCGTGAAGAGCTGGTTGCCGAGCTTGGCGCGGCCTTCCTGTGCGCGGATCTGGGCGTTGCACTCACGCCGCGCGAGGACCATGCCGCCTATCTCGCGAGCTGGCTCGATGTGCTCAGGGCAGACAAGCGTGCGATCTTCCAGGCCGCGAGTTTTGCGGCACGGGCGGTCGACTATCTCCATGCGCAGCAGGCGGCGGCATCGGGGCAGGCTGTCGCGTAG
- a CDS encoding DUF4160 domain-containing protein has product MPTILRIGGLRVAIYPNDHRPAHVHVIGDGEAVFVLNCPDGPPELRENYGFNRSDVARIKSDLAANLAVLCSEWRDIHGRF; this is encoded by the coding sequence ATGCCTACGATCTTGCGCATCGGCGGCCTGCGGGTCGCGATTTACCCGAACGACCATCGTCCCGCCCACGTCCATGTGATTGGCGACGGGGAAGCGGTGTTTGTCCTGAATTGCCCCGACGGCCCGCCTGAATTGCGCGAGAATTATGGGTTCAATCGATCGGATGTGGCCCGCATCAAATCGGATCTGGCTGCCAACCTCGCCGTCCTATGCTCCGAATGGAGGGATATCCATGGCCGTTTCTGA
- a CDS encoding DUF2442 domain-containing protein, producing MAVSEQEFIQAEKRTQAHRQAGYAVAARYDRRTARVVVKLNTDVQISFPPRLAEGLTGASPEDLAVIEITPSGLGLHWPRLDADLYVPGLMAGQLGSKRWMAAQLGAAGGRIRSPAKVASSRENGRKGGRPRKVSPSSSA from the coding sequence ATGGCCGTTTCTGAGCAGGAATTCATCCAGGCAGAGAAGCGCACTCAAGCACACCGTCAGGCGGGCTATGCCGTGGCCGCCCGCTACGATCGGCGCACCGCGCGTGTAGTGGTCAAGCTCAACACGGATGTGCAGATCAGCTTTCCGCCGCGCTTGGCCGAGGGCTTGACCGGCGCCTCACCGGAAGACCTCGCCGTTATCGAAATCACCCCCTCGGGTCTGGGCCTTCACTGGCCGCGGCTCGATGCAGACCTCTATGTGCCTGGCCTCATGGCTGGCCAGCTCGGATCCAAGCGCTGGATGGCCGCTCAACTCGGCGCGGCCGGAGGCCGCATACGCAGCCCCGCGAAGGTAGCCAGCTCCCGTGAGAATGGCCGCAAAGGCGGCCGTCCCCGCAAAGTATCACCCTCGTCGTCGGCTTAA
- a CDS encoding MFS transporter, translated as MQHRNSPQHRPDGGLPRITTLIFAIAAGLSVSNIYFAQPLLDSMAQDFGISPAAIGLVVTLTQAGYGLGLIFIVPLGDLVDRRRLIVGQGFLSAIALVAVATARTEAILLASMAAVGLLAVVVQVLVSFAATLATPAERGKAVGTVTSGVVIGILGARFVAGVLADLGGWRAVYLTSAALTLAMVGLLLRVLPRNLPPDSADSYAATLRSIPILFLTDRILLVRGILALLIFASFSTFWTALVLPLSAKPFDYSHTQIGLFGLLGMVGAIAATCAGRLADRGFGQWTTGVSLALLLASWGLIALLPWFVPALFVGVVLLDLGVQAIHVTNQSIIFDRHPQARSRLVGGYMAFYSLGSAIGAIAATMAYAHAGWIGVSVLGAAFSAAALLTWAFTHRLLISKEATKCAAVG; from the coding sequence ATGCAGCACAGAAACAGCCCACAGCACCGGCCGGATGGCGGATTGCCGAGGATCACCACGCTGATCTTCGCCATCGCCGCCGGTCTCAGCGTCTCCAACATCTATTTCGCGCAACCCTTGCTCGACTCGATGGCACAGGATTTCGGTATTTCACCTGCCGCCATCGGCCTCGTCGTGACGCTGACGCAGGCTGGCTATGGGTTAGGCCTGATCTTCATCGTGCCGCTGGGCGATCTGGTTGATCGCCGTCGTCTCATCGTTGGCCAAGGCTTCTTGTCCGCTATCGCTTTGGTGGCCGTCGCCACGGCAAGGACGGAGGCGATCCTGCTGGCCAGCATGGCGGCGGTAGGGTTGCTCGCCGTGGTCGTTCAGGTGTTGGTTTCTTTTGCGGCAACGCTCGCCACGCCCGCCGAGCGCGGCAAGGCTGTCGGTACAGTGACGAGCGGTGTAGTAATTGGCATCCTCGGTGCACGCTTCGTTGCTGGGGTGCTCGCTGATCTCGGCGGCTGGCGCGCCGTTTATCTGACATCGGCGGCTCTCACACTGGCGATGGTCGGCCTGTTGCTTCGTGTCCTGCCGCGCAACCTGCCCCCAGACAGCGCCGACAGCTATGCCGCAACGCTGCGCTCGATCCCCATCCTATTCCTGACCGATCGGATATTGCTTGTTCGCGGCATCCTCGCCCTGCTGATCTTTGCGTCGTTCAGCACGTTCTGGACCGCGCTGGTGCTGCCGCTCAGCGCCAAGCCGTTCGACTACTCCCATACCCAAATTGGTCTGTTCGGACTGCTTGGCATGGTCGGAGCCATCGCAGCGACGTGCGCGGGCCGGCTCGCGGATCGAGGCTTCGGCCAATGGACCACGGGCGTCTCGCTTGCACTTCTGCTGGCGTCATGGGGGCTGATCGCACTTTTGCCGTGGTTCGTTCCTGCCCTTTTCGTCGGTGTGGTTTTGCTAGACCTCGGGGTGCAAGCAATACACGTCACTAACCAGAGTATCATCTTCGACCGGCATCCGCAGGCGCGCAGCCGTCTCGTCGGTGGCTACATGGCGTTCTACTCCCTCGGCAGCGCCATCGGGGCCATTGCCGCGACGATGGCTTATGCCCATGCCGGCTGGATCGGGGTTTCGGTATTGGGGGCAGCCTTCAGCGCGGCGGCATTGTTGACTTGGGCGTTCACGCATCGCTTGCTAATCAGCAAGGAGGCGACAAAATGCGCCGCCGTCGGCTAG
- a CDS encoding TrbI/VirB10 family protein — protein MIRMPLFISGCALALAIATPAPARDLDSLRREIEAALAQPAAPSPGPAAPAAPPPIDMSAASPDEQSRSDVTKPQGYEGIHAVPPWHDGPVATVGVGTTAQAVVNMTSISDYPGPWRATLSRPLMNADNTAVIAPAGAVVVGLTQRASGPNEPIHNRMIYTPLMIRLPGAEARTIPLVGQYQLDGAGVAGVRDKVAYHLDIQAAAVGGSSIADALPSVIAEALGVDQVSRAGDAVVSNLSDQGKVILERFTNLVPTVEVRPGAVVNIFFIRPVEAPVWRTAERYAFERPRP, from the coding sequence ATGATCCGCATGCCCCTGTTCATCTCCGGCTGTGCGCTTGCCCTTGCCATTGCCACCCCGGCGCCGGCGCGCGACCTCGACAGTCTGCGCCGGGAGATCGAGGCGGCCCTGGCGCAACCGGCGGCGCCGTCGCCAGGACCTGCCGCCCCGGCGGCACCGCCGCCGATCGACATGTCGGCGGCGAGCCCGGACGAGCAGTCGCGCAGCGATGTCACCAAGCCCCAGGGCTATGAAGGCATCCATGCCGTGCCCCCGTGGCATGACGGGCCCGTGGCGACGGTCGGGGTGGGCACGACCGCGCAGGCGGTCGTGAACATGACCAGCATCTCGGACTATCCGGGCCCCTGGCGTGCGACCCTGTCGCGGCCGTTGATGAATGCCGACAACACGGCGGTGATCGCGCCGGCCGGCGCGGTGGTGGTGGGGCTGACGCAGCGGGCTTCGGGGCCGAACGAGCCGATCCACAACCGCATGATCTACACCCCGCTCATGATCCGTCTGCCGGGTGCCGAGGCCCGGACCATCCCCCTGGTCGGTCAGTATCAGCTCGATGGCGCCGGCGTCGCCGGCGTGCGCGATAAGGTCGCGTATCACCTCGACATCCAGGCCGCCGCGGTGGGGGGATCCTCGATCGCCGATGCGCTGCCTTCGGTGATCGCCGAGGCGCTGGGGGTCGATCAGGTCTCGCGCGCCGGCGATGCCGTCGTCTCCAACCTCTCTGATCAGGGCAAGGTGATCCTGGAGCGGTTCACCAACCTGGTGCCGACCGTCGAGGTCCGGCCCGGGGCGGTGGTGAACATCTTCTTCATCCGCCCGGTCGAGGCACCGGTCTGGCGGACGGCGGAACGCTATGCCTTCGAAAGGCCGCGGCCATGA
- the istB gene encoding IS21-like element helper ATPase IstB, with amino-acid sequence MSSDAPELLLAHHLKTLKLPTFLREHQKLARQCAVEGVDHVRYLARLVELELIDRERRMVERRIKAAKFPAAKSLDSFDFAAIPKLNKMLVLELARCEWIERRENVIALGPSGTGKTHVAIGLGLAACQKGLSVGFTTAAALVSEMMEARDERRLLRFQKQMAGYKLLIIDELGFVPLSKTGAELLFELVSQRYERGSTLITSNLPFDEWTETFGSERLTGALLDRLTHHVSILEMNGDSYRLAQSRARKTDAVTP; translated from the coding sequence ATGAGCAGCGATGCTCCCGAACTCCTGCTCGCTCATCACCTCAAGACCTTGAAGCTGCCGACCTTCCTGCGCGAGCACCAGAAGCTTGCCCGGCAATGCGCGGTCGAGGGCGTGGATCATGTTCGCTATCTTGCCAGGCTGGTCGAGCTGGAACTGATCGACCGGGAACGCAGGATGGTCGAGCGCCGCATCAAGGCTGCGAAGTTCCCGGCCGCCAAGAGCCTCGACAGCTTCGACTTCGCCGCCATCCCGAAGCTCAACAAGATGCTGGTGCTGGAACTGGCGCGCTGCGAATGGATCGAAAGGCGCGAGAACGTCATCGCGCTCGGGCCCAGCGGCACGGGCAAGACCCATGTTGCGATCGGTCTCGGGCTGGCGGCCTGCCAGAAGGGATTGTCCGTGGGCTTCACCACGGCCGCCGCGCTCGTCAGCGAGATGATGGAGGCGCGCGACGAACGCCGCTTACTGCGCTTCCAGAAGCAGATGGCCGGCTACAAGCTGCTCATCATCGACGAGTTGGGCTTTGTGCCGCTGTCAAAGACCGGAGCGGAGCTGCTGTTCGAACTGGTCTCCCAGCGTTACGAACGCGGATCGACGCTGATCACCAGCAATCTGCCCTTCGACGAATGGACCGAAACCTTCGGGTCCGAGCGCCTCACAGGCGCGCTCCTTGACCGCCTGACCCACCACGTCAGCATCCTCGAGATGAATGGCGACAGCTATCGCCTCGCGCAAAGCAGGGCCCGAAAAACCGACGCCGTCACCCCATAA
- a CDS encoding winged helix-turn-helix transcriptional regulator, whose protein sequence is MVKRVSLWDAGCPVARALDVIGDWWSLLIIRDAFDGVRRFGEFQTGLGIAKGMLATRLRDLIERGILEPAPASDGSAYKEYVLTEKGRGLFLVIVALRQWAEDHLYHPNEPKSSLLDTKTDAPVARLELRAQDGRLLDWSDTAVRKPTAAESRPASVRRARHA, encoded by the coding sequence ATGGTCAAACGGGTCAGCCTTTGGGATGCCGGTTGCCCGGTAGCGCGGGCGCTGGATGTCATTGGCGATTGGTGGTCGCTGCTGATTATCCGCGACGCTTTCGATGGTGTGCGGCGTTTCGGCGAGTTTCAGACAGGCCTCGGCATCGCCAAGGGGATGCTGGCGACGCGGCTGCGCGATCTGATCGAGCGTGGCATCCTGGAACCCGCACCAGCTTCAGATGGCTCCGCCTACAAGGAGTATGTCCTGACCGAGAAAGGACGTGGGCTTTTTCTTGTCATTGTCGCACTGCGCCAATGGGCCGAAGACCATCTCTATCACCCGAACGAACCGAAATCCTCACTGCTGGATACCAAAACTGATGCTCCCGTCGCCCGATTAGAATTGCGTGCGCAGGACGGCAGACTTCTGGATTGGAGCGATACCGCAGTGCGGAAACCGACAGCAGCTGAGTCCCGACCCGCGTCGGTCAGGCGGGCAAGGCACGCATGA
- a CDS encoding TrbG/VirB9 family P-type conjugative transfer protein codes for MRILLLAALAAALPIQFQAVRSAQAAAAAEGPGVSAPAADPVYQACGDLVLDGHVRISLPAHPQVATHITFPGPIADSSNAAPELWDVFTAPTGGRSLWVRPRTTTIAGTTVGVTAVGTDGRPYDFTFEVSREVPDTSCWTITDHRPVAAAAARLDALDAEREALVAERRRLEIQIEDQRRRMDALDQARQREIEALSATAAEQARDAIDAFRYAVNTAYGWGYSQTPPPFEISAAYDDGRNTYIRILSDAFGAPAVVGIRGEEVQALNYSYDDLTGVYEIQGLHEVIELRFADVLARVERKL; via the coding sequence ATGCGCATCCTTCTTCTCGCGGCCCTCGCGGCAGCGCTTCCGATCCAGTTCCAGGCCGTACGGTCTGCTCAGGCGGCCGCCGCGGCTGAGGGCCCCGGGGTTTCGGCCCCGGCGGCCGATCCGGTCTATCAGGCCTGCGGCGACCTCGTGCTCGATGGCCATGTCCGGATCAGCCTGCCGGCGCATCCGCAGGTCGCGACCCATATCACCTTCCCGGGGCCGATCGCCGACAGTTCCAATGCCGCGCCGGAACTCTGGGACGTGTTCACCGCGCCAACCGGCGGCCGCTCGCTCTGGGTGCGGCCGCGGACCACCACCATCGCCGGCACCACTGTCGGCGTGACGGCGGTCGGCACCGACGGGCGACCCTATGATTTCACCTTCGAGGTCTCGCGCGAGGTGCCCGACACCTCCTGCTGGACGATCACCGATCATCGGCCGGTCGCCGCTGCGGCTGCGCGCCTTGATGCCCTCGATGCCGAGCGGGAGGCACTTGTGGCCGAGCGGCGCCGGCTCGAAATCCAGATCGAGGATCAGCGCCGGCGCATGGATGCGCTCGATCAGGCCCGTCAGCGGGAGATCGAGGCCCTGTCGGCCACGGCAGCGGAACAGGCCCGCGATGCGATCGATGCCTTCCGCTATGCTGTCAACACGGCCTATGGCTGGGGCTACAGCCAGACCCCGCCGCCTTTCGAGATCTCGGCCGCCTATGATGATGGCCGCAACACCTATATCCGGATCCTCTCCGATGCCTTCGGGGCGCCGGCGGTCGTGGGCATCCGCGGCGAAGAGGTCCAGGCCCTCAACTACAGCTATGACGATCTGACCGGGGTCTATGAGATCCAGGGGCTGCACGAGGTGATCGAGCTGCGCTTTGCCGATGTGCTTGCCCGGGTGGAGCGGAAATTATGA
- a CDS encoding nucleotidyl transferase AbiEii/AbiGii toxin family protein produces the protein MAFLDTYRQQVALLIRVFPFVAEERAFALKGGTAINLFVRDMPRLSVDIDLTYLPIQDRATSLAAINAAMQGIKERIERGIPTASVNASRSADEDIITKLIVRTPGVQIKIEVTPVLRDAVYDPVVMSVVPAVEDTFGFAEMQVVSFADLYAGKIVAAFDRQHPRDLFDVRGLLENEGVGDELRRAFLVYVISHNRPMAEVLAPTRKPLHKEFARGFDGMTQEPVPLADLETAREAIIAEMVAAMPEDHRRFLTSFKRGEPDWTLPGIVGAQNLPAVLWKQRNLKKLSADKRRELAEALEKVLFP, from the coding sequence ATGGCCTTCCTCGACACATACCGCCAGCAGGTCGCCCTGCTTATTCGCGTCTTTCCTTTCGTCGCGGAAGAGCGGGCTTTCGCGCTCAAAGGCGGCACCGCGATCAACCTGTTCGTGCGCGACATGCCGCGCCTCTCCGTAGACATTGACCTGACTTATCTGCCGATCCAAGACCGGGCCACATCGCTTGCGGCAATCAACGCCGCCATGCAGGGGATAAAAGAACGGATCGAGCGGGGTATCCCCACCGCGAGCGTCAATGCTTCGCGTTCTGCCGATGAGGATATCATCACCAAGCTGATCGTTCGGACGCCCGGCGTGCAGATCAAGATCGAGGTAACCCCCGTGCTCCGCGATGCGGTCTATGATCCTGTCGTCATGAGCGTGGTTCCCGCTGTCGAGGACACTTTTGGCTTCGCCGAAATGCAAGTCGTGTCCTTCGCCGATCTCTACGCGGGCAAGATCGTGGCAGCCTTTGACCGCCAGCACCCGCGCGACCTCTTTGATGTGCGCGGCCTGCTGGAGAACGAGGGCGTCGGTGACGAGTTGCGTCGCGCCTTTCTGGTTTATGTCATCAGCCACAACCGTCCGATGGCTGAAGTTCTGGCCCCGACCCGCAAGCCGCTGCACAAGGAGTTCGCGCGGGGCTTTGATGGCATGACACAGGAACCTGTCCCGCTTGCGGACCTGGAGACCGCGCGAGAGGCGATCATCGCCGAGATGGTGGCCGCCATGCCAGAAGATCACCGGCGCTTCCTTACCAGCTTCAAGCGCGGCGAGCCGGACTGGACCTTGCCCGGCATCGTTGGCGCGCAGAACCTGCCCGCCGTCTTATGGAAACAGCGCAATCTCAAGAAACTGTCCGCCGACAAGCGGCGCGAATTGGCCGAGGCGCTGGAAAAAGTGCTGTTCCCGTGA
- a CDS encoding type IV toxin-antitoxin system AbiEi family antitoxin domain-containing protein — protein sequence MDMHSGKKLNRLQQELPEGLLADAAWMEAHGYSSALRSQYVRAGWLNSPARRVYRRSRTPLTWQQAIVSLQTVLELPLTVGGRTALEQQGYAHYLSTAMHEVHLYGPKRPPTWLASLPLDMTFRWHNSLRLFPDDVDAPSEPSPVMVGAGGLTLPIRYSSKERAVLELLDELPEHESFHQADALMEGMSDLSPRRLQTLLEACASVKVKRLFLFFADRHRHAWRSRLDMSRIDLGSGKRALVKGGKLDPRYNITVPSDLGGL from the coding sequence ATGGATATGCATTCTGGCAAAAAACTAAACCGGCTTCAGCAGGAACTCCCCGAGGGTCTCCTGGCTGATGCCGCCTGGATGGAGGCGCACGGCTACTCGTCGGCGCTGCGCAGCCAGTATGTTCGCGCGGGCTGGCTCAATAGCCCGGCGCGGCGCGTCTATCGCCGCTCGCGCACGCCGCTCACCTGGCAGCAGGCGATCGTTTCTCTCCAGACGGTGCTGGAGCTTCCGCTGACGGTCGGCGGACGCACCGCGCTCGAACAGCAAGGCTATGCCCATTACCTTTCGACAGCCATGCACGAGGTTCATCTTTACGGACCGAAGCGTCCGCCGACATGGCTGGCGAGCCTGCCACTCGATATGACCTTTCGCTGGCACAACAGCCTGCGGTTGTTTCCCGATGATGTCGACGCGCCATCCGAGCCAAGCCCCGTCATGGTCGGCGCCGGCGGCCTGACCTTACCTATCCGATATTCCAGCAAGGAGCGCGCCGTTCTCGAATTGCTCGACGAGCTGCCCGAGCATGAAAGCTTCCATCAGGCCGATGCTTTGATGGAAGGGATGAGCGATTTAAGCCCGCGCCGCTTGCAAACCCTGCTGGAGGCTTGCGCCAGCGTGAAGGTGAAGCGGCTCTTTCTTTTCTTCGCCGACCGCCACCGCCATGCGTGGCGATCCCGGCTCGACATGTCCCGCATCGATCTGGGTTCGGGCAAACGCGCCCTCGTCAAAGGCGGCAAACTCGATCCGCGCTACAACATCACCGTGCCATCCGACCTTGGGGGCTTGTGA
- a CDS encoding Fic family protein: MEPNTTTLQITPTMLSLIAEIDEFKGAWRAIGRIAPERLLKLRRVATIESIGSSTRIEGAKLTDREVEKLLSNLHIGSFTSRDEEEVAGYAQVMETIFSAADAIRLTENHIRQLHRDLLVHSGKDARHRGAYKTIDNHVEAFDADGNSLGVVFRTATPFETPQRMEALVSWVHARQEANDLHPLLVIAVFVVVFLEIHPFQDGNGRLSRVLTTLLLLQAGYAYVPFSSLESVIEQSKEGYYLALRRTQGTIRTAAPDWTPWVEFFLRALQRQKQRLEAKMERERVLLGTLPELSVTILELARGHGRVTVQEATRATGANRNTVKDHLRALTEDGHLVQHGAGRGTWYGLA, translated from the coding sequence ATGGAACCGAACACCACCACCTTGCAGATCACCCCCACCATGCTCTCGTTGATCGCGGAGATCGACGAGTTCAAGGGAGCCTGGCGCGCCATCGGTCGGATTGCACCGGAGCGCCTGTTGAAGCTGCGGCGGGTTGCCACCATCGAAAGCATCGGCTCATCCACCCGCATCGAGGGGGCAAAGCTGACCGACCGCGAGGTGGAGAAGCTGCTGAGCAACCTCCATATCGGCAGCTTCACCAGCCGCGATGAAGAAGAGGTCGCAGGCTATGCGCAGGTGATGGAAACCATCTTCTCCGCCGCCGACGCCATCAGATTGACGGAAAACCATATCCGCCAGCTCCATCGCGACCTGCTGGTCCATTCGGGCAAAGACGCGCGGCACCGGGGAGCCTACAAGACCATCGACAACCATGTGGAAGCCTTCGACGCCGATGGTAACAGCCTGGGCGTGGTGTTCCGCACGGCCACACCTTTTGAAACACCGCAGCGCATGGAAGCGCTGGTGAGCTGGGTGCACGCCCGGCAAGAGGCGAACGATCTTCACCCGCTGTTGGTGATCGCCGTGTTCGTGGTGGTGTTTCTGGAAATTCATCCCTTCCAGGACGGCAATGGCCGCCTGTCGCGGGTGCTGACCACCTTGCTGCTTCTACAGGCAGGCTACGCCTATGTGCCATTCAGCTCGCTGGAGAGCGTCATCGAGCAGAGCAAGGAAGGCTATTACCTGGCCCTGCGCCGCACCCAGGGGACCATTCGCACGGCAGCACCCGACTGGACCCCCTGGGTCGAATTCTTCCTGCGCGCCCTGCAGCGGCAGAAGCAGCGGTTGGAAGCGAAGATGGAACGGGAGCGGGTGCTGCTCGGCACGCTGCCGGAGTTGTCCGTCACCATTCTCGAACTGGCGCGCGGCCATGGCCGCGTGACGGTACAGGAAGCCACCCGCGCCACTGGTGCCAATCGCAACACGGTGAAGGATCACCTGAGGGCATTGACCGAAGACGGCCATCTTGTCCAGCACGGGGCCGGACGCGGGACGTGGTACGGGTTGGCCTGA